From a single Capsicum annuum cultivar UCD-10X-F1 chromosome 12, UCD10Xv1.1, whole genome shotgun sequence genomic region:
- the LOC107849706 gene encoding probable glutathione S-transferase, which yields MEKVKLIGTPFSFFTYRVIWALKLKGINYEYIDEDMSEKSSLLMKYNPIHKKVPVLIHGDKTICESMVIVEYIDDTWQLNPLLSTDPYYRAMARFWVTYIEEKSNSTWNVFCNIGEEQQNAIKESLEMFKTIEENALGENNKLFGGENIGIVDIAFGGYAHWLEIIEEIVGVKLLDPHNFPKLNKWIKNFKQVQAIKDNLPNHDEMLVYMKNAREKMLASP from the exons atggaaAAAGTGAAATTAATAGGTACTCCTTTTAGTTTTTTCACATATAGAGTTATTTGGGCATTAAAGTTAAAGGGAATAAATTATGAGTACATAGATGAAGACATGTCGGAAAAAAGTTCTTTGTTAATGAAATACAATCCAATTCACAAGAAAGTCCCTGTGTTAATTCATGGTGACAAGACAATTTGTGAGTCCATGGTCATCGTTGAATATATCGATGACACGTGGCAACTGAATCCATTGCTTTCGACCGACCCATATTATCGAGCCATGGCTCGATTTTGGGTTACATATATTGAAGAAAAG TCAAATAGTACATGGAATGTATTTTGCAACATTGGAGAAGAGCAACAAAATGCCATAAAGGAGAGCCTTGAAATGTTTAAAACCATAGAGGAAAATGCTTTGGGAGAAAACAATAAGTTATTTGGTGGTGAAAATATTGGAATTGTTGACATAGCTTTTGGAGGTTATGCTCATTGGTTGGAAATTATTGAAGAAATTGTTGGAGTGAAATTACTTGATCCTCATAATTTTCCTAAACTCAACAAATGgatcaaaaatttcaaacaagTTCAAGCAATCAAAGATAATTTGCCTAATCATGATGAGATGTTAGTGTACATGAAGAATGCTAGAGAAAAGATGTTAGCATCTCCGTAA